A single genomic interval of Flavobacterium sp. N2820 harbors:
- a CDS encoding dTDP-4-dehydrorhamnose reductase family protein: MKKILVIGIKGMAGHMIHNYFNENKGYDVYGLARNIESTHKIFNIDVSETAKLRSLFVKYQFDYVVNCIGILNKDAEDHPSKAIWFNSYFPHYLEEITKEIKTKIVHISTDCVFSGKEGGYTENDIKNGVGFYAQSKALGELINDKDVTIRTSIIGPELNKDGIGLFHWFMSQSEETRLKGFTKAFWSGLTTLELAKVVLEIIEQNISGLIQVAPAAKIDKYSLISLFNSIYKNGKMTIEPNEDYQIDKSLVSIRTDFDYQVPDYLYMLEMQKDWIIKHSSNYPHYL; this comes from the coding sequence ATGAAAAAAATATTGGTAATAGGGATTAAAGGAATGGCGGGCCATATGATTCACAATTATTTTAATGAAAATAAAGGGTATGATGTTTATGGTTTAGCCAGAAATATTGAGTCAACTCATAAAATATTTAATATTGATGTTTCGGAAACTGCAAAATTGCGTTCTCTTTTTGTGAAGTATCAATTTGATTATGTAGTCAATTGTATCGGAATTTTAAATAAAGATGCAGAAGATCATCCATCCAAAGCGATTTGGTTTAATAGTTATTTTCCTCATTATTTAGAAGAAATCACAAAAGAGATAAAGACAAAAATAGTTCACATCAGCACTGATTGCGTATTCTCGGGCAAAGAAGGCGGCTATACTGAAAATGATATAAAAAATGGCGTAGGTTTCTATGCTCAGTCTAAAGCTTTAGGAGAATTAATAAATGATAAAGATGTAACTATTCGTACCTCTATCATTGGGCCTGAATTAAATAAAGATGGGATTGGCTTATTTCATTGGTTTATGTCTCAATCAGAAGAGACACGATTAAAAGGTTTTACGAAAGCTTTTTGGTCGGGCTTAACTACTTTGGAGCTAGCAAAAGTTGTATTGGAAATTATTGAACAAAACATTAGTGGTTTGATACAAGTTGCACCCGCTGCTAAAATTGATAAATACAGCTTAATCTCTTTGTTTAATTCTATTTATAAAAATGGTAAAATGACAATTGAACCTAATGAAGATTACCAAATTGATAAAAGTTTAGTGAGCATCAGAACTGATTTTGATTATCAAGTTCCTGATTATCTATATATGCTCGAAATGCAAAAAGACTGGATCATAAAACATTCCAGTAATTATCCCCACTATTTATAA